A stretch of DNA from Candidatus Desulfatibia profunda:
ATAATGGAGAGCAGGGTCTCAATGGTCTGTCCGAGTATGTAGAGAGATCACTTAAAAAAACGACTATCCATGAGACTGCCCGACTGGAAAAAGCTCTCTCTTTTTTAGCTACTACAGGAAATACGGCCCCTTTTATAGGTCTTTTCGGTACTGTTTGGGGGATAATGGAATCCTTCAGGGGAATAGGACTTAAGGGTTCTGCCAGCCTGGCTGTAGTGGCGCCGGGAATCTCAGAAGCTTTGATTGCAACAGCAGTGGGACTGGCAGCTGCCATACCAG
This window harbors:
- a CDS encoding MotA/TolQ/ExbB proton channel family protein, whose product is MFSVVSWAIIFTKWRFFRNAGQETSYFLDLFWDTSDMSTIYRESEDLVFSPVAQLFRSGYSELMRMRRIQNPSADDNGEQGLNGLSEYVERSLKKTTIHETARLEKALSFLATTGNTAPFIGLFGTVWGIMESFRGIGLKGSASLAVVAPGISEALIATAVGLAAAIP